One genomic region from Sphingobacterium sp. UGAL515B_05 encodes:
- a CDS encoding DUF4476 domain-containing protein → MYRKILVMVLLLIVATAGFAQRYRPFGGALNIYSTDVPFFLYINNVLYNNRASTDIRVSNLTSRRYDLRIVFADRQQRTLNGSGVQLVNRNGQYMNVVFSVSSRRGNRGIILESMNPVDRYNNGNYREDLPYNNRDDYSNEQGNDRYRQSEDRDDLPNNNRGGYHNGWNNDQYRQSGGDSKVYRDGIANQGGYAENEDNDQSDAGGMNKTNSNRLNDLLNQKENDQDRLAVAAQELKSMRLSVSEIVDLMELFIRDDNKLAFAKYAYPTCVDKQNYEKVGDALSFSSTREKLVDFLKK, encoded by the coding sequence ATGTACAGGAAAATTTTGGTTATGGTCTTGTTGCTTATTGTCGCAACGGCTGGGTTTGCGCAGCGATACAGACCTTTTGGCGGGGCATTAAATATCTATTCTACAGATGTTCCATTTTTTCTTTATATCAACAACGTTTTGTATAACAATAGGGCTTCCACGGATATTAGGGTATCCAATTTGACGAGTCGTCGTTATGATTTGCGTATTGTGTTTGCTGATAGACAACAACGTACATTGAATGGTAGCGGTGTGCAACTTGTCAATAGAAATGGACAATATATGAACGTTGTATTTTCTGTCAGTAGCAGACGCGGAAATAGGGGAATTATCTTGGAATCCATGAATCCTGTTGATCGGTATAACAATGGTAATTATCGTGAGGATTTACCGTATAATAACCGGGATGACTATAGTAATGAACAAGGTAATGATCGATATAGACAATCAGAAGATCGTGACGATTTGCCCAACAATAATCGTGGGGGATATCATAATGGATGGAATAATGATCAATATAGGCAGTCAGGAGGAGACTCTAAGGTTTATCGTGATGGTATAGCGAATCAAGGAGGATATGCTGAAAATGAAGATAATGATCAGTCTGATGCCGGAGGAATGAATAAGACGAATTCTAATCGATTGAATGATCTATTAAATCAGAAGGAAAACGATCAGGATAGACTTGCTGTAGCTGCTCAGGAATTAAAAAGTATGCGCCTAAGTGTTAGTGAAATTGTTGATTTAATGGAACTTTTTATACGAGATGATAATAAACTGGCCTTTGCCAAATATGCTTATCCAACCTGTGTGGATAAACAGAATTATGAGAAAGTAGGAGACGCCTTATCGTTCAGTTCAACAAGGGAAAAGCTAGTGGATTTTTTAAAAAAATAA
- a CDS encoding CopD family protein translates to MVYLYAKAVHIIFVICWMSGLFYMPRLFIYHTEAKDKSQEAFDVLHKEFSKMEKLLWWVITTPAMYITVFSALVMLCYSPGLLSMGWMHVKLTFVLGMIIYHFTCQKIMFKLSRQESKLTSTNLRLFNEVATVLLFAIVFTVVLKSALNWIFGVLGLLILSIALMMAVKLYKKYRNKKA, encoded by the coding sequence ATGGTCTATTTATATGCAAAAGCAGTTCATATTATCTTTGTGATTTGTTGGATGTCAGGTCTATTTTATATGCCTCGACTCTTTATATATCATACGGAAGCTAAGGACAAGAGTCAAGAAGCGTTTGATGTTTTGCATAAAGAATTCAGTAAGATGGAGAAATTACTGTGGTGGGTTATTACTACTCCTGCGATGTACATCACTGTCTTTTCTGCACTAGTTATGTTATGCTATTCCCCTGGTTTATTATCCATGGGGTGGATGCATGTAAAACTGACATTCGTTCTGGGAATGATTATCTATCATTTTACCTGCCAGAAGATTATGTTCAAATTGAGTCGTCAAGAATCCAAATTAACTTCAACAAATCTCCGTTTGTTTAATGAAGTCGCAACAGTTTTATTATTTGCGATCGTTTTTACTGTTGTCTTAAAATCGGCACTGAACTGGATATTTGGCGTTTTGGGGCTTTTAATTTTATCCATTGCTTTAATGATGGCCGTAAAACTTTATAAGAAGTACCGGAACAAGAAAGCATAA
- a CDS encoding NAD-dependent succinate-semialdehyde dehydrogenase, producing MKNTLLIDSAYINGKFIKSKHTFDVVNPATGKVIASLPDLKVVDCTKAIIDADKAWKSWKNTTVLERCNIVRKWYDLIQYYKDDLAEIMTLESGKPLSESRVEVDYGSSFVEWFSEEGKRAYGETIPAHKKGSRMITIRQGVGVVAAITPWNFPLAMITRKVAPALVAGCTVILKPASQTPLSAIALVKLAEDAGVPKGVFNVITGKDSAGIGKELATNDLIRKLSFTGSTEVGKTLIEQSASNIKKVSMELGGNAPFLVFNDADIDAAVEGALAGKFRNSGQTCVSINRFLIQEDVYDEFSLKLSHAVSKLKVGNGLDKGIQVGPLINAKGLEKVQHHVQDALNHGAELATGGKVIKDLFFQPTVLTNVPKEALIFREETFGPICALFSFKTEEEGIAMANTTEFGLASYFYSTNINRCFRVAEQLEAGMVGVNTGLISNAAAPFGGVKQSGVGREGSKHGLDEYMELKYICFGGE from the coding sequence ATGAAAAATACACTTTTAATTGACAGTGCCTATATCAATGGGAAATTTATCAAGTCAAAACACACCTTTGATGTGGTAAACCCTGCAACAGGAAAAGTTATTGCTTCGTTGCCAGATCTAAAAGTAGTTGACTGTACCAAAGCCATAATTGATGCTGACAAGGCATGGAAAAGCTGGAAAAACACAACTGTACTGGAACGTTGCAACATCGTCCGCAAGTGGTACGATCTTATTCAATACTATAAAGACGATCTTGCGGAAATCATGACCCTGGAAAGCGGTAAACCGCTAAGCGAATCGAGGGTAGAGGTTGACTACGGTAGTTCTTTCGTAGAATGGTTTTCAGAAGAAGGAAAAAGGGCCTATGGTGAAACAATACCCGCCCATAAAAAAGGAAGTAGAATGATAACGATTAGGCAAGGTGTAGGTGTCGTAGCCGCAATTACGCCCTGGAATTTTCCTTTAGCGATGATCACCCGAAAAGTGGCTCCCGCTTTAGTCGCTGGCTGTACTGTGATACTTAAACCAGCCTCACAAACACCATTATCGGCTATTGCATTAGTTAAACTCGCTGAAGACGCAGGTGTCCCGAAGGGTGTTTTCAATGTCATCACAGGAAAAGATAGTGCCGGTATCGGCAAAGAACTAGCTACGAACGACCTGATAAGAAAACTATCCTTCACAGGCTCTACCGAAGTCGGAAAAACACTCATAGAACAATCAGCCTCTAACATTAAAAAAGTATCTATGGAGCTCGGTGGGAATGCTCCCTTTCTGGTTTTTAACGATGCGGATATTGATGCTGCTGTCGAAGGAGCGCTTGCCGGAAAATTTAGAAACTCAGGGCAAACTTGCGTTTCCATCAATAGGTTTCTAATACAAGAAGATGTCTATGATGAGTTTTCATTGAAACTTAGCCATGCTGTCAGTAAATTGAAAGTTGGTAATGGACTTGACAAAGGCATCCAAGTAGGCCCCTTAATCAATGCAAAAGGGCTAGAAAAAGTACAGCATCATGTACAAGACGCATTAAATCATGGTGCCGAATTGGCTACTGGAGGAAAGGTCATCAAAGATCTATTTTTCCAGCCAACTGTGCTGACCAACGTTCCGAAAGAAGCGCTTATATTCCGCGAGGAGACTTTTGGTCCGATTTGCGCCCTTTTCAGTTTCAAAACAGAAGAAGAGGGAATAGCAATGGCCAATACGACTGAATTTGGACTAGCCTCCTATTTTTATAGTACAAATATAAATCGCTGTTTTCGTGTCGCTGAACAGCTAGAAGCTGGCATGGTAGGTGTCAATACAGGCCTTATTTCAAATGCAGCAGCTCCTTTTGGTGGAGTAAAACAATCTGGTGTAGGTCGTGAAGGATCTAAACACGGTTTGGATGAATATATGGAATTAAAATATATCTGCTTTGGCGGTGAATAA
- a CDS encoding HAMP domain-containing sensor histidine kinase, whose protein sequence is MKKALLLFYFLLFYAVMQLIWWGVMFIRFDPSKKNMIIGEGIFFLIIFLWGAWRLKRLVEREQKLLQQQQNFLLAITHELKSPLASVKLYIQTILRRELDKEQQQTFLRNSLKDIERLDDLVENVLMTTKLDSRNYSMPKEDFNFTALVEQVVDRLQKNSCSSQVLKPYLEADIIIHADKFAISNVVTNLIENAIKYSPACAMVDVKLYTENNKIIFSVADHGIGISDEEKKLIFNKFYRVGSEATRKTKGTGLGLYIVKTVLQKHDAIIKVKDNTPKGSIFEVTFERNAK, encoded by the coding sequence ATGAAGAAAGCGCTGTTACTCTTTTATTTTCTATTGTTCTATGCGGTTATGCAACTGATATGGTGGGGCGTGATGTTTATCCGTTTTGATCCGAGTAAAAAGAACATGATCATAGGAGAGGGAATATTCTTCTTGATTATTTTCTTGTGGGGTGCATGGCGGTTGAAGCGGCTGGTTGAAAGGGAGCAGAAACTGCTTCAACAACAGCAGAACTTTCTTTTGGCTATTACGCATGAACTTAAATCGCCATTGGCTTCCGTCAAATTGTATATTCAAACTATTTTGAGGCGTGAACTTGACAAAGAGCAACAACAAACGTTCTTGAGAAACTCGCTGAAGGATATCGAGCGTTTGGATGATCTGGTGGAAAATGTATTGATGACAACCAAGTTGGACAGCCGAAATTACAGTATGCCGAAGGAGGATTTTAATTTTACTGCTTTGGTCGAACAGGTTGTAGATAGGCTTCAAAAGAATTCCTGTAGTTCACAGGTCTTGAAACCTTATTTGGAGGCGGATATCATTATTCATGCAGATAAGTTTGCGATTAGTAATGTGGTTACTAATCTAATAGAAAATGCGATTAAGTATTCGCCGGCATGTGCTATGGTGGATGTGAAATTATACACGGAGAATAATAAAATAATTTTTTCTGTTGCTGACCATGGTATCGGTATCAGTGATGAAGAGAAAAAACTTATCTTTAATAAGTTTTATCGCGTGGGAAGTGAGGCAACACGAAAAACCAAAGGTACAGGTTTGGGGTTATATATCGTGAAAACCGTATTGCAGAAGCACGACGCGATCATAAAAGTTAAAGATAACACTCCTAAAGGGAGTATTTTTGAAGTAACATTTGAAAGAAATGCAAAGTAA
- a CDS encoding DUF1080 domain-containing protein has product MKLLKTVLAVSVIAFSAHLNTAVAQAKKEVPAYKILDLPRVDIKKFKKNKAGAYVIFDGTSMEGWRGYDKTVVPKRWVINEGAIKFDSQANVGKEEGGDLVFAHDFKNFELEMEWKVAKGANSGIFFLAKEVEGQPIYISSPECQVLDNENHPDAKMGVDGNRKSTSLYDMIPAKPQNGKPYGEWNKVKIRVNNGKVEHFQNGVKVVEYTLWDKSWIDLLQKSKFSEEKWPLAFELLSHVGGDSKSGLIGLQDHGNDVWFKNITVKVLK; this is encoded by the coding sequence ATGAAGTTATTAAAAACAGTTCTTGCGGTATCAGTGATTGCTTTTTCAGCACATCTTAATACTGCCGTAGCGCAAGCAAAAAAAGAGGTTCCTGCTTACAAAATCTTAGATTTACCCCGTGTAGATATCAAGAAATTTAAAAAGAATAAAGCTGGCGCCTATGTTATTTTTGATGGTACTTCCATGGAAGGCTGGAGAGGATATGATAAGACAGTAGTTCCAAAAAGATGGGTGATTAATGAGGGAGCGATCAAATTTGATAGTCAAGCCAATGTTGGTAAAGAAGAAGGTGGTGACTTGGTCTTTGCTCATGATTTCAAGAATTTCGAATTGGAGATGGAATGGAAAGTTGCTAAAGGAGCAAATTCAGGTATCTTCTTTTTAGCGAAGGAAGTGGAAGGACAACCGATTTATATCTCGTCTCCAGAATGTCAGGTTTTGGACAATGAGAACCATCCTGATGCTAAAATGGGGGTAGATGGAAACCGTAAATCGACATCATTGTACGATATGATACCTGCTAAGCCTCAGAATGGTAAGCCATATGGCGAGTGGAATAAAGTTAAGATCAGGGTAAACAATGGCAAGGTAGAGCATTTTCAAAATGGTGTAAAGGTTGTTGAATATACATTATGGGATAAGTCCTGGATTGATTTATTGCAAAAAAGTAAATTCAGTGAGGAAAAATGGCCTTTGGCTTTTGAATTGTTGAGCCATGTGGGTGGCGATAGCAAATCGGGACTTATCGGTCTTCAGGATCATGGAAATGATGTATGGTTTAAGAATATTACCGTTAAGGTTCTAAAATAG
- the hemE gene encoding uroporphyrinogen decarboxylase, with the protein MSTTLQNDLLIKAAFSQQTERPPVWMMRQAGRFMKEYWDIKNKYSFLEMCKTPEIAADVTMLPVDLLGIDAAILFSDILVTAEAMGGDLSFEQGVGPRFSNPVRSVKDAEALSTNCLDKLQYVADAIKVIQQRLDNRIPLIGFAGAPFTILSYLVEGGSSKDFKLTKLMLNNQPELAHMILQKIADVTVEYLNMQIAAGVNAIQLFDSWALALSWNDYRDFSHYYNKQIIAKLNRKDIPVISFCKGSSVFAPMMVEAQPDVVSIDWNADLKNIKQSLPQGIAVQGNLDPFVLYADKPIIKKKIIELFERMRGENGFIFNLGHGIMPDIPFDNVKYAIEVVKEFRY; encoded by the coding sequence GTGAGTACTACTTTACAAAACGACTTATTGATTAAAGCTGCATTCTCGCAGCAAACGGAAAGACCTCCTGTGTGGATGATGCGTCAAGCTGGACGCTTTATGAAGGAATATTGGGATATCAAAAATAAATATTCCTTTCTGGAGATGTGCAAAACACCAGAAATTGCTGCGGATGTCACTATGCTTCCGGTAGATTTGCTAGGCATTGATGCAGCTATTTTATTTTCTGATATTTTAGTTACAGCTGAAGCTATGGGAGGGGATCTGTCCTTTGAACAAGGTGTAGGTCCTCGTTTTTCTAATCCTGTTCGTTCTGTAAAGGATGCTGAAGCTTTGTCTACCAACTGTTTGGATAAATTACAGTATGTTGCTGATGCAATCAAGGTCATTCAACAACGTCTTGACAACCGTATCCCTTTGATTGGTTTTGCGGGAGCACCATTTACAATTTTAAGTTATTTGGTTGAAGGTGGATCTTCGAAAGATTTTAAGTTAACGAAGTTGATGTTGAATAATCAGCCTGAGTTGGCACATATGATCCTTCAAAAGATCGCAGATGTAACGGTTGAATATCTTAACATGCAGATCGCAGCTGGAGTAAATGCAATTCAATTATTTGATAGCTGGGCCCTGGCTTTATCATGGAATGATTACCGTGATTTTTCGCATTATTATAATAAGCAGATTATTGCTAAGCTGAACCGTAAGGATATTCCAGTCATTTCATTTTGTAAAGGATCTTCTGTTTTTGCACCAATGATGGTCGAAGCGCAACCTGATGTTGTTTCTATCGATTGGAATGCGGATTTAAAAAATATTAAACAATCTCTGCCACAGGGTATTGCTGTTCAAGGAAATTTGGATCCATTCGTTTTGTATGCAGATAAACCTATTATCAAAAAGAAGATTATCGAATTATTTGAGCGCATGAGAGGTGAAAATGGTTTTATCTTTAACTTGGGACATGGTATCATGCCAGATATTCCTTTTGATAATGTAAAATATGCCATTGAGGTTGTAAAAGAATTTAGGTATTAG
- a CDS encoding thiol-disulfide oxidoreductase DCC family protein yields the protein MDQQGKHIIFFDGDCLICNRFVQILLRIDRKNKFLFSSLQSEFAQNALKNIPKNIDSIVYLSQTGSYIKSEAILRICKKLGFPYITCYLLKILPLSSRDALYDYFAKNRYRWFGKNEFCTIPSKSERERFI from the coding sequence ATGGATCAACAAGGGAAACATATCATCTTCTTCGATGGTGATTGCTTGATTTGTAATCGCTTTGTTCAGATACTATTAAGAATAGATCGCAAAAACAAATTCCTATTCAGCTCGCTACAGTCTGAATTCGCACAAAACGCACTAAAAAATATTCCGAAAAACATTGACTCCATAGTCTATTTATCTCAGACAGGAAGTTACATCAAAAGTGAGGCTATCCTAAGAATCTGTAAAAAGCTCGGATTTCCCTACATTACATGTTATTTACTGAAGATTTTGCCACTTTCGTCGAGAGATGCGCTTTATGATTATTTTGCTAAAAACCGCTATCGATGGTTTGGAAAAAATGAGTTTTGTACGATACCTTCAAAATCTGAGCGAGAAAGATTCATTTGA
- a CDS encoding TonB-dependent receptor domain-containing protein, which translates to MFFYAKSFKSFLFVFFLPVVLFAQTGQIKAILVDSETSKPISSASVALFDAHSNVFVKGGQSVSQGFLLLSDIKPGKYNVRITYVGYETQTIDSIEILGNKSKDLGRIALKSTGNMLNEVVIEGRAPAMQIGIDRKTFNVGESLVSAGGTATDVLANVPTLQVDQDGSVSLRGSSSVKILIDGRESALAGNDVTSLLQSLPANSIEKVEVITNPSSKYDAEGQTGIINIVLKKNIRTGLNGSINTSAGSYDNYMAGITLNYRDRKFNYFGSYNFNKRNMLGSGKTDNTFFGDSTRNYSESESSRKGNSHTVKAGFDYNMSDRTSLSFSGNLSIRDNKRIEDLNYEFFKQSQMTGTSVRNSTQFEDDLGYEFNADFRHQFKREGEELTGNASYGRDKEDGTNDFSQNYTDGRKATSRKNVTSEDGKNINLQLDYVLPFSEVSKFEAGYRSQIRKSFDTQFSRSLDSLGNYVPDYRISNDFDFTSTVHAIYANYQNKLTDKIGYQIGLRGEQFELKSTYFSKDPAAVETESNAKQKFFRLYPTLFLTYDVGENGDKVQFSYSRRVQRARGWQVNPFLNVSDDLNYRQGNPNLKPEDVHSLEMSFAKTFGKVNLITSAYFNHASEVIQPFVYKIEDGRTYSRWENMTSRNLSGFEFISKVNATKDFDFTFNLNLIHIQYNANPDYDITERKDFAYNANLTANYRFTPTFSAQMRGEYNSSRVMAQGQMNAMKGMDLALKKDVFKKKASIMLNVRDVFNSRKMNGVTETAQLISNFEHRWMKRMVTLSLSYRFGSQDLNKSKKKVSNTNEMGGGEEY; encoded by the coding sequence ATGTTTTTTTACGCTAAATCGTTTAAATCTTTCTTATTTGTATTCTTTTTACCTGTTGTTCTTTTTGCTCAAACAGGTCAAATCAAAGCTATTTTAGTCGATAGCGAAACCTCTAAACCTATTTCATCCGCTAGTGTCGCGCTCTTTGACGCCCATAGTAACGTCTTTGTTAAGGGCGGACAGTCTGTATCCCAAGGATTCCTTTTGTTGTCTGATATTAAACCTGGAAAATATAATGTCCGTATCACTTATGTTGGCTACGAGACACAAACTATTGATAGTATAGAGATATTAGGGAATAAAAGCAAGGACTTAGGTCGAATTGCTTTGAAGTCTACAGGTAATATGTTGAACGAAGTCGTTATTGAAGGAAGAGCGCCAGCCATGCAAATTGGTATAGACCGTAAAACCTTCAATGTAGGTGAGAGTTTGGTCAGCGCGGGTGGAACAGCGACCGATGTGCTTGCGAATGTTCCCACTTTGCAAGTTGATCAGGATGGATCGGTCAGTTTGCGTGGATCAAGTAGTGTGAAGATTTTAATCGACGGCCGGGAGTCTGCTTTAGCAGGAAATGATGTAACTTCTTTGCTTCAGAGTCTACCAGCCAATTCAATTGAAAAAGTTGAAGTCATCACAAATCCATCCTCTAAATATGATGCAGAGGGCCAAACTGGGATTATCAATATCGTTTTAAAGAAAAATATTCGGACAGGGCTGAACGGATCGATAAATACATCCGCTGGTTCTTATGATAATTATATGGCCGGTATAACATTGAATTATCGTGATCGGAAATTCAATTACTTCGGATCCTATAACTTCAATAAACGAAACATGTTGGGAAGTGGGAAAACGGACAACACGTTTTTTGGTGATAGCACGCGTAATTATAGCGAATCCGAATCGTCAAGAAAGGGCAATAGCCATACGGTAAAAGCTGGGTTTGATTATAATATGTCAGACCGTACTTCATTGAGTTTTTCGGGTAATTTAAGTATACGTGATAACAAGCGAATAGAAGACTTGAATTACGAGTTCTTTAAGCAATCGCAGATGACAGGAACGAGTGTTCGAAATTCAACACAATTTGAAGACGATCTTGGTTATGAATTTAATGCCGATTTTAGACATCAATTTAAGAGAGAAGGAGAGGAGTTGACGGGAAATGCAAGTTATGGGAGAGATAAGGAAGATGGTACAAATGATTTTTCTCAAAATTATACCGATGGACGGAAGGCCACCTCACGGAAGAATGTTACGTCTGAGGATGGTAAAAATATCAACCTTCAATTGGATTATGTTTTACCTTTCTCCGAGGTAAGCAAATTCGAGGCAGGCTACAGGTCTCAAATCAGAAAGTCATTTGATACCCAATTTTCCAGATCACTCGATTCTTTAGGTAATTATGTGCCGGATTATAGAATCAGCAACGATTTTGATTTCACGAGTACTGTCCATGCGATTTATGCGAATTATCAAAATAAATTAACAGATAAAATTGGCTATCAAATCGGACTCCGGGGAGAGCAATTTGAACTCAAGTCCACCTATTTCTCCAAGGATCCAGCTGCAGTGGAAACGGAGTCCAATGCTAAACAGAAATTTTTCAGGTTATATCCAACACTGTTTTTAACTTACGATGTTGGTGAAAATGGAGATAAAGTTCAATTTAGCTACTCGCGTCGTGTTCAACGGGCTCGTGGTTGGCAAGTTAACCCATTTTTAAACGTATCCGATGATTTGAATTATCGTCAGGGAAATCCGAATCTGAAACCGGAAGATGTACACAGTTTGGAAATGAGCTTTGCCAAAACCTTTGGTAAAGTAAACCTCATAACTTCTGCCTATTTCAATCACGCAAGTGAGGTTATTCAGCCATTTGTTTACAAGATAGAGGATGGAAGAACATACAGTAGATGGGAGAATATGACCAGTCGTAATCTTTCGGGTTTTGAGTTTATTTCAAAAGTCAACGCAACGAAGGATTTTGACTTTACATTTAATCTCAATTTGATCCACATTCAGTATAATGCAAACCCGGACTACGATATTACAGAACGAAAGGATTTCGCTTATAATGCTAATCTGACCGCTAATTATCGTTTTACACCAACGTTTTCTGCTCAAATGAGAGGCGAGTATAATTCTTCGCGTGTAATGGCTCAGGGGCAGATGAATGCCATGAAAGGTATGGATCTAGCCTTAAAAAAAGATGTGTTCAAGAAGAAAGCTTCGATTATGTTGAATGTGAGAGATGTATTTAATTCGCGAAAAATGAATGGTGTGACAGAGACCGCTCAACTAATATCAAATTTTGAGCACCGTTGGATGAAGAGGATGGTAACTTTATCACTTTCCTATCGGTTTGGTAGCCAGGATTTAAACAAATCAAAGAAAAAAGTGTCGAATACAAATGAAATGGGAGGCGGAGAGGAATATTAA
- a CDS encoding YjjG family noncanonical pyrimidine nucleotidase produces the protein MFNHEKKDIFFDLDHTIWDFDKNAEESLHELYFKYKFDHLFNQESSTRFIETYTVNNHRLWGLYHHGKISKPELRKARFADTFTELGVDPELFPEEFELEYLAICPKKTNLFPHAHETLAYLGDRYNLHLISNGFKEACETKLEKSNLNKYFKHIFISEVIGVNKPDPRIFEFAMTTAQAQPQQSLMIGDNLDADIRGAVNVGMDAIFFNPNVIEKPDDVSHMIIDLKELQSIL, from the coding sequence ATGTTTAATCACGAGAAAAAAGACATTTTCTTCGACCTAGATCATACAATATGGGATTTTGATAAAAATGCCGAAGAAAGTCTGCACGAGCTATATTTTAAATACAAGTTTGATCACTTGTTTAATCAAGAATCATCCACTCGTTTTATAGAAACTTATACAGTTAACAATCATCGACTTTGGGGACTCTATCATCACGGAAAGATTTCAAAACCAGAACTTAGGAAAGCTCGCTTTGCAGACACCTTTACCGAGCTCGGTGTGGATCCGGAGTTGTTTCCTGAAGAATTCGAACTGGAGTATCTCGCTATCTGTCCAAAAAAAACAAACCTGTTTCCCCATGCACATGAAACCTTGGCTTATCTGGGTGACAGATACAATCTTCACCTAATATCTAATGGTTTTAAAGAGGCCTGTGAGACCAAACTGGAAAAGAGCAACCTAAACAAATACTTCAAACATATTTTTATTTCCGAGGTCATCGGTGTGAATAAACCGGATCCCCGAATATTTGAGTTTGCTATGACGACTGCTCAAGCGCAGCCCCAACAATCATTGATGATCGGAGATAACCTTGACGCCGACATCCGTGGAGCCGTAAATGTAGGCATGGACGCCATTTTCTTTAACCCAAATGTTATTGAAAAACCAGACGATGTATCACATATGATTATCGACTTAAAAGAATTACAATCGATACTATAG
- a CDS encoding response regulator transcription factor, whose product MQSKQRILLVEDEEHLLEAIKLNLEMEGYRVTTATDGKKALKVFKEERFNLVVLDVMIPEIDGFQVAETIRLQNTEVPIMFLTAKNSSEDRITGLKKGADDYLVKPFNLEELILRVGNLVRRGMKPDDLKELNSYQIGDKTIYFNSYELHHADGTITSLTKKETMLLKLLIERRNEAVSREQILETVWNYDVYPSTRTIDNFILTFRKYFEPDQKHPIYFHSIRGVGYKFTDNNA is encoded by the coding sequence ATGCAAAGTAAACAAAGAATATTACTTGTCGAAGATGAAGAACACTTGTTAGAAGCTATCAAGTTGAATCTCGAAATGGAAGGTTACCGTGTTACTACGGCTACCGATGGAAAAAAAGCATTAAAAGTCTTCAAGGAGGAACGTTTCAACTTGGTGGTTTTGGATGTGATGATTCCCGAAATTGATGGATTCCAGGTGGCTGAAACTATTCGACTGCAAAACACTGAGGTTCCTATCATGTTTTTAACTGCTAAAAACAGCAGTGAGGATAGAATTACAGGTCTTAAGAAAGGGGCGGATGATTATCTGGTAAAACCTTTCAACTTAGAGGAATTGATCCTTCGTGTTGGAAATTTGGTGCGTCGTGGCATGAAACCGGACGATTTGAAAGAACTAAATTCTTACCAAATCGGTGATAAAACGATCTATTTTAATTCGTATGAGCTACATCATGCGGATGGCACGATCACTTCGTTGACAAAGAAGGAAACCATGCTGTTGAAACTGTTGATTGAACGACGTAATGAGGCTGTATCCCGGGAACAAATATTGGAGACCGTATGGAATTACGATGTTTACCCATCTACACGTACCATCGACAATTTTATCTTAACCTTCCGAAAATATTTCGAACCAGATCAAAAGCATCCGATTTATTTCCATTCTATCAGAGGTGTTGGTTATAAGTTTACCGACAATAACGCATAG